The DNA sequence GTTTAAGGAGACTCAGATACAAGAGGAAGATACTGTGAACATTAGGTATCAGTAAAGTtcagatatatttaaatattttgttgcTGAGAACACCACTGAGGGACACAATGGACCAGAGTGTATAGAAAGATAAAGAGGCAGATGACAAAGAAAAGTACAAAGAGGAGAATGGGAAGAGTAAATTGGGTAACCTCAGACGTCTGCGACCTGGGTAACCCCAGACGTCTGCGTCCTGGGTAACCCTAGACGTCTGCGTCCTAGGTAACTCCAAACGTCTGCGTCCTGGGTGTCTCCAAACGTCTATGACCTAGGTAACTCCAGACGTCTGCGTCCTGGGTCACTCCAGACGTCTGCGTTCTAGGTAACCCCAGACGTCTGCGTTCTAGGTAACCCCAGACGTCTGCGTCGTAGGTAACCCCAGACGTCTGTGTCCTGGGTCACTCCAGACGTCTGCGTCCTGGGTAACTCCAGACGTCTGCGTCCTAGGTAATTCCAGAcgtctgcgtcctaggaaactccAGACGCCTGCGTCCTATATAACTCCAGACGTCTGCGTCCTGGGTAACTCCCGACGTCTGCGTCCTAGGTAACTCCAAACGTGTGCGTCCTGAGTAACTCCAGACGTCTGCGTCCTGGGTAACTCCAGACGTCTGCGTCCTAGGTAACTCCAGACGTCTGCGTCCTAGGTAACTCCAGACGTCTGCGTCCTAGGTAACTCCAGACGTCTGCGTCCTGGGTAACTCCCGACGTCTGCGTCCTAGGTAACTCCAAACGTCTGCGTCCTGGGTAACTCCAGACGTCTGCGTCCTGGGTAACTCCAGACGTCTGCGTCCTGGGTAACTCCAGACGTCTGCGTCCTGGGTAACTCCCGACGTCTGCCTCCTAGGTAACTCCAAACGTCTGCGTCCTGGGTAACTCCAGACGTCTGCGTCCTAGGTAACTCCAGACGTCTGCGTTCTGGGTAATTCCAAACGTAGATTATATAACTTATTTATTACAATTATTCTTTAATAGAATCAACTTCTGGCAAATGGAAATACGCTATAAGATTTTACTGAATATTTCTAGATCCTCTAATCTCAAAATCTCTCTTGTTTTCCGCATACTTTTAAAAATTACTTGTTAaatttttgaatatatatatttttagatgGATCTTACCCCATTTAACATCTCATACATATTATTTTTCCTGGCCtataatattttaatatatgtaattaaattacatatgtatatatgtataatattatgTAATATATCTTTATTTTATAGCATGTAATATATCTAATGTATGTAATTAAAtcgtatttctttgtgtgatccggCCAAGTCCGAAATGTTAATTGTATGTTACAGCTGAGGAAGATAAATAATAAATGGAATAATAAAGAATAGCTTACTGTCGTGATCAGTAACATTCCAGCAAGTTGTTGGTTGACTATAACCTGTCTTGCTCTCTGCCTCCACACTGGCTGTGACGTTGGTGTAGGGCGGCAAGTTGGTTAAGTGTATTtgatggtctgtggtggtggtttggTTGGTTGACTCCTCGTCACTCCCCAGGACGTCCAACAACCAGCTTATTCTGTGGCCGACAATAGCACACTTAAATTGTGTGTCATTCCAGTTAATGTCCAATGTTGAGGTGTGAACGTCAGAGAACCAGCAGGTCTGTGGTGACGGTGGCACTGTTGGAAAATATTTGGGATGAGCCATAAGGATTAACAATGAAATGTTTTATGGAGGTTTATCTTGGTTAAGAGAAAAGGATAGTTATCTGGAATCATTTGGATCAGGGAATAGAATCTTATACACAAAAATACATGAGAAATGTGAGATTCATAATGGACACAAGACAGAAGTATGCCTTATAATGTCTAAGTCAGACAAGCTCAAggtcaacaacaacaggagctgtGGTATTACCTGGAGTGTTGGTTGTGCCTGTTGCTTTAGCCGTATACTGATTACCGTTGTACCTGGATAACACTCTTATATAATAATCTTGACACGGTTCCAGTCCTTCTACGAGGAAGTAGGTGTTGCTTGTATCATTCTCTATAGATTCAGAATCAATTCTGACGATGTAGTAGAGAGGCGGCTCCTCTGGCGGGTCCCACGACACGTTGAGGGCGGTGGATCCCACCGGCGTCGCTATCACGTTCTCAGGCGGCCCTGGACCTGGACCTGAAGGGGACAATACTGTAAGAGATCACTGACGTCACTACAACGTTCAGGAGCGGTTCTGGACCTGAGGGAGACAATACTGTAAGAGATCACATCAAGTGTGTTTAAAGAGACTCAGATACAAGAGGAAGATACTGTGAACATTAGGTATCAGTAAAGTtcagatatatttaaatattttgttgcTGAGAACACCACTGAGGGACACAATGGACCAGAGTGTATAGAGAGATAAAGAGGCAGAAGAGAAAGAAAAGTACAGAGAGGAGAaagggaagaagagagaagacAACAGGAAGACAAGGAGTGAAGAGaaaggcagggagagagagagagagagagagagaagatatagGAAAGACAAGAAGATAAAAGATAACGAAAAGCAATTATCAGAACACAAGCAGAGGTACAAGAAAGAAAAGGCGACACAAGAGAAAGAAAACGAGACACAAGAGAGAAAGACAAGGTGACAAGATAGAGACAAGGTGACACAAGAGGAAGACAAGGTGACACAGGAAGAACACAAACAGGAAAAGATGTACAGTTAGTAATGGTTGAAGTGGAGACAGCACACGATGCCAGACTCTACACTTATGGTCTTAATAACCCCCTTTAACTCATTTGTTTGCAAACACTTATACTGTGGTACACTAGGTATAAGTGTTCCTTATACCTCTGTATTAGTAG is a window from the Procambarus clarkii isolate CNS0578487 chromosome 48, FALCON_Pclarkii_2.0, whole genome shotgun sequence genome containing:
- the LOC123764738 gene encoding receptor-type tyrosine-protein phosphatase H isoform X1, which encodes MLWWSGRLLVLAALLTAAALDTEEIQKEDEHLVLVAAGPGPPENVIATPVGSTALNVSWDPPEEPPLYYIVRIDSESIENDTSNTYFLVEGLEPCQDYYIRVLSRYNGNQYTAKATGTTNTPVPPSPQTCWFSDVHTSTLDINWNDTQFKCAIVGHRISWLLDVLGSDEESTNQTTTTDHQIHLTNLPPYTNVTASVEAESKTGYSQPTTCWNVTDHDSPGPGPPENVIATPVGSTALNVSWDPPEEPPLYYIVRIDSDPIGNDTNNTYFLVEGLEPCQYYDIRVLSRYNDRQFVAKVSGTTNTPGNSSAPAVVDLEFV
- the LOC123764738 gene encoding receptor-type tyrosine-protein phosphatase H isoform X2; its protein translation is MLWWSGRLLVLAALLTAAALDTEEIQKEDEHLVLVAAGPGPGPPENVIATPVGSTALNVSWDPPEEPPLYYIVRIDSESIENDTSNTYFLVEGLEPCQDYYIRVLSRYNGNQYTAKATGTTNTPVPPSPQTCWFSDVHTSTLDINWNDTQFKCAIVGHRISWLLDVLGSDEESTNQTTTTDHQIHLTNLPPYTNVTASVEAESKTGYSQPTTCWNVTDHDSPGPPENVIATPVGSTALNVSWDPPEEPPLYYIVRIDSDPIGNDTNNTYFLVEGLEPCQYYDIRVLSRYNDRQFVAKVSGTTNTPGNSSAPAVVDLEFV
- the LOC123764738 gene encoding receptor-type tyrosine-protein phosphatase H isoform X3; amino-acid sequence: MLWWSGRLLVLAALLTAAALDTEEIQKEDEHLVLVAAGPGPGPPENVIATPVGSTALNVSWDPPEEPPLYYIVRIDSESIENDTSNTYFLVEGLEPCQDYYIRVLSRYNGNQYTAKATGTTNTPVPPSPQTCWFSDVHTSTLDINWNDTQFKCAIVGHRISWLLDVLGSDEESTNQTTTTDHQIHLTNLPPYTNVTASVEAESKTGYSQPTTCWNVTDHDSPGPGPPENVIATPVGSTALNVSWDPPEEPPLYYIVRIDSDPIGNDTNNTYFLVEGLEPCQYYDIRVLSRYNDRQFVAKVSGTTNTPGNSSAPAVVDLEFV